One window of the Chryseotalea sp. WA131a genome contains the following:
- a CDS encoding 3-hydroxyacyl-CoA dehydrogenase gives MDIKKVLILGAGTLGTRVGLQAAISGYTVTIYDIHESALQQAQKVMEKVLRYTVKIRLTKEEDRPAILSRIKFTTHPQEAVLDADLINESVTEDIAIKEKVWRQFGELASAKTIFTTNTSYLLPSQFAAISGRPEKFCAFHFHDVFTAKVVDIMPHPGTDPELIPLLMDFGKSLNQVPVLVKKESPGYIFNFMLMALIGAAGKLKTSEVGSIEDIDKSWMVNFNMPMGPFGILDNVGLDTAWRVTKDRPDSSSRAFAELLKSYIDQGKLGEKSGEGFYKYPNPAYKSF, from the coding sequence ATGGATATAAAGAAAGTCCTCATCCTCGGTGCTGGCACCTTGGGAACCCGTGTTGGTTTGCAAGCAGCGATTTCGGGTTATACGGTAACGATTTACGACATCCACGAAAGTGCGTTGCAGCAGGCGCAAAAAGTGATGGAGAAAGTATTGCGCTACACTGTTAAAATCAGATTGACCAAAGAAGAAGACAGGCCTGCTATCCTTTCTCGAATAAAATTTACTACTCATCCGCAAGAGGCAGTGCTTGATGCCGATCTGATCAATGAAAGCGTGACGGAAGACATCGCCATCAAAGAAAAAGTGTGGAGGCAATTTGGTGAACTGGCTTCCGCCAAAACTATTTTTACTACCAACACTTCCTACCTATTGCCTTCTCAATTTGCCGCAATCTCCGGCCGGCCAGAAAAATTTTGCGCATTCCATTTCCACGATGTGTTTACCGCAAAAGTGGTGGACATTATGCCGCACCCTGGTACAGATCCTGAATTGATTCCCTTGCTCATGGATTTTGGTAAAAGTCTAAATCAAGTGCCCGTTCTGGTAAAGAAAGAGTCGCCTGGCTACATTTTCAATTTTATGTTGATGGCCTTGATTGGTGCAGCCGGAAAATTAAAGACAAGCGAAGTAGGCAGCATTGAAGACATTGATAAATCGTGGATGGTGAACTTTAATATGCCGATGGGACCGTTCGGTATTTTAGACAATGTAGGACTGGACACCGCTTGGCGCGTGACAAAAGACAGGCCTGATTCATCTTCCAGAGCTTTTGCTGAATTGCTGAAGAGTTACATCGACCAAGGCAAGCTGGGTGAAAAATCGGGGGAGGGGTTTTACAAATATCCAAAT